A single window of Halodesulfovibrio sp. DNA harbors:
- a CDS encoding DHH family phosphoesterase, with protein MNAIPKPLIPAPVLITGHANADFDCLAAIVAASKLYDDAVLVFPGSQESNLRNFFIESATYLFNFKNAKDIDFSTVRTLVIVDTRQRSRIDHVAPALENPDLEIHLYDHHPDSDDDLTATFSAVKAWGSATTIITLLIKEKNISLSPEEATMLGLGIYEDTGAFTFNSTTEEDFEAGGWLRSKGMDLNTISELTTRELTVEQISILNSLLESATTHDINGIPVVIAETSVPHYVRDFALLAHKMIDMQQVKVLFALCRMNDRVQVVARSKIHSVNVGQICQSLGGGGHNFAASASIKNKPLSEVKDELFGLLYSSIHHEKTVRDHMTAPAIFEYETVSMCSAEAIMNRFGLKAIPLLESKQNPVVSGYLEYQTAVRACSHGLGSAPASTYMHKKFQTVTPDDDLYPVMEIIVGKRQRLVPVVIDTRLMGVITRTDLINTLVEEPSRVPDKLFTDKTKERNVRSLLRERLPEHHFELLSMAGEMGNRLNVAVYVVGGFVRDLLLGRKNLDLDLVVEGDGIAFAQKLAKKLGGRVRQHTKFKTAIIIYNNAAGEEERLDVATARLEYYEQPASLPTVELSSIKMDLYRRDFTINALAIQLSHNKFGKLIDFFGAQKDIRDKVIRVLHSLSFVEDPTRILRAIRFETRFEFTIGPQTTKLIKNALQLKLVTKLSGSRIFHELQLIFDEISPHQSLVRMHEFGVLEAIHPTLKLTPTKNALLREIEKVLEWYRMLYTKPYPETWIIYLLGLTSASDAESVEEVIERLHLTSSQHSEFMELRATVKSTINILNRAHPKKNSQLYKTLTPIPLEGVLYMMARTKFETVKKDISYFLAYLRSTTLEISGKDLHLLGFTPGPAYGEVLRETLFAKLDEKISTRQEQLDFAYRALKNRQ; from the coding sequence GTGAACGCTATTCCTAAACCACTTATTCCGGCTCCTGTCCTCATTACCGGTCACGCTAATGCAGACTTTGACTGCCTTGCTGCAATCGTCGCCGCAAGCAAACTTTATGACGATGCCGTACTCGTTTTTCCGGGTTCGCAAGAATCAAACCTTCGTAATTTCTTTATCGAAAGCGCAACATACCTTTTTAATTTCAAAAATGCGAAAGACATTGATTTTTCTACGGTTAGAACACTTGTCATTGTGGATACAAGGCAGCGCAGCCGAATAGATCACGTTGCTCCGGCATTAGAAAATCCTGATCTAGAAATTCACCTTTACGACCACCATCCAGACTCGGATGATGACCTTACAGCCACGTTCTCTGCGGTTAAGGCATGGGGTTCTGCTACGACCATCATCACCCTGCTGATAAAAGAAAAAAATATTTCACTATCACCGGAAGAAGCAACAATGCTAGGGCTGGGCATTTACGAAGATACCGGCGCTTTTACCTTCAATTCAACGACGGAAGAAGATTTTGAGGCGGGCGGCTGGTTGCGATCAAAAGGCATGGATTTAAACACAATATCCGAGCTTACAACCCGTGAGCTTACTGTTGAACAAATATCTATTCTCAACAGCCTGCTGGAATCTGCCACAACACACGACATTAACGGTATTCCTGTTGTCATAGCTGAAACCTCAGTGCCTCACTATGTACGAGATTTTGCGTTACTTGCACATAAAATGATCGACATGCAGCAAGTCAAAGTTCTATTTGCACTATGCCGCATGAATGATCGGGTACAAGTTGTTGCACGAAGCAAAATACACTCCGTAAATGTTGGACAAATTTGCCAGTCTTTAGGTGGCGGTGGACATAATTTTGCGGCATCGGCTTCTATAAAAAATAAGCCACTGTCAGAAGTCAAAGACGAGCTTTTCGGTCTGCTCTACTCTTCGATTCACCATGAAAAAACTGTGCGCGATCATATGACCGCGCCTGCTATATTTGAATACGAGACTGTTTCTATGTGCAGTGCAGAAGCAATCATGAACCGCTTCGGTCTGAAGGCAATTCCGCTGCTTGAAAGTAAACAAAATCCGGTTGTCAGCGGTTATCTCGAATACCAGACAGCGGTTCGCGCCTGTTCACACGGGTTAGGTTCAGCACCTGCAAGTACCTACATGCACAAAAAGTTTCAAACAGTAACACCTGATGACGATTTATACCCAGTGATGGAAATTATTGTCGGCAAACGGCAACGGTTGGTTCCGGTTGTCATCGACACACGGCTTATGGGTGTCATCACCCGCACAGACCTTATAAACACGTTAGTTGAAGAGCCTTCCCGCGTACCCGACAAGCTTTTTACGGACAAAACGAAAGAACGCAATGTACGCTCACTCCTGAGAGAACGTCTCCCAGAACATCATTTTGAGCTGCTATCTATGGCCGGAGAAATGGGCAACCGATTAAACGTTGCGGTCTATGTTGTCGGTGGATTTGTCCGCGACTTGTTGCTGGGACGTAAGAATCTTGATCTTGATTTAGTTGTTGAAGGCGATGGCATTGCCTTCGCCCAAAAGCTTGCAAAAAAGCTTGGCGGACGTGTACGTCAGCATACCAAGTTTAAAACCGCCATCATCATTTACAATAACGCAGCAGGAGAAGAAGAACGGCTTGATGTCGCCACAGCACGGCTGGAGTATTATGAACAGCCTGCTTCACTGCCGACGGTGGAACTTTCATCTATTAAGATGGACTTATACCGCAGAGATTTTACGATCAATGCACTCGCTATTCAGCTCAGCCATAATAAATTCGGGAAACTCATAGATTTCTTCGGAGCGCAAAAAGATATTCGCGATAAAGTTATTCGCGTACTCCACTCGTTGAGTTTTGTGGAAGACCCTACGCGCATTTTGCGCGCTATCCGGTTTGAAACTCGATTTGAATTTACTATCGGTCCACAGACGACAAAGCTCATCAAAAACGCTCTTCAGCTCAAACTGGTTACGAAATTAAGCGGCTCACGTATTTTTCATGAACTGCAATTGATTTTTGACGAAATCAGCCCACATCAATCATTAGTACGAATGCACGAATTCGGAGTTCTTGAAGCAATTCACCCGACATTGAAACTGACCCCAACTAAAAATGCGCTGCTAAGAGAGATTGAAAAAGTTTTAGAGTGGTATCGGATGCTGTACACAAAACCGTATCCGGAAACATGGATAATTTATTTGCTCGGGCTTACTTCAGCATCTGACGCTGAGTCTGTAGAAGAAGTCATAGAACGGCTTCACCTTACCTCTAGCCAGCACTCTGAATTCATGGAATTACGCGCTACGGTTAAATCAACAATTAATATTCTTAACAGAGCGCATCCGAAAAAAAACAGCCAGCTGTATAAAACGCTCACACCTATTCCACTTGAAGGTGTGCTCTATATGATGGCACGCACAAAGTTTGAAACAGTTAAAAAAGACATTTCATATTTTTTAGCGTACTTACGAAGTACGACATTGGAAATATCTGGCAAAGATTTACACTTGCTAGGATTTACACCAGGACCAGCATATGGAGAGGTGCTTAGAGAGACTCTTTTTGCTAAACTGGATGAAAAAATATCAACACGACAAGAACAACTTGATTTTGCATATCGCGCGTTAAAAAATAGGCAATAA
- a CDS encoding methyl-accepting chemotaxis protein: protein MWNSKKIQYLAIGGIFFELVFSIFLYFESGSTSLAFVASTLVIISVLASVFFGVAGTEQNDKNVQKYITAILNEQFDAVPPDCLAHNTTFLLVDKLIQELKRKKGVLLGVINGLPVPYLLVDTEERALFTNQECMDMLEIDESPESQLGNTLGEIFYNDRTRETAVGQSIATGKIFKNLEVTIKGHKGGECHVLANVFPLYDLDGVCVGGLCLYLNMTKLKQQEENLLRQHELIAAAAEKVSVITERLTTSCAEISTQVEESHQLSITQQNGTTDVATAMEQMNASVIDVAHSATEASELAESTRGSAVQGVEVVQQAQDVIAKVHEHSTELQSDMHELGKHAESIGEIIDVINDIADQTNLLALNAAIEAARAGDAGRGFAVVADEVRKLAEKTMQATTEVGRTIDAIQMSAEKSITSTVSVSDAIDENTRLSADSAKVLDTIVSMANTTADRVREIASATVEQSSASDQISSAAMQINGLANKNTAAMHESANAVNEVSLLAAELMTLVNELRNIK from the coding sequence ATGTGGAATTCAAAAAAGATTCAATATCTCGCAATTGGCGGAATATTTTTCGAACTCGTGTTTAGCATTTTTTTGTATTTTGAAAGCGGTTCCACCTCGCTCGCGTTTGTTGCATCGACACTCGTTATTATCAGTGTGTTGGCTTCAGTGTTCTTTGGGGTAGCAGGAACGGAACAGAATGATAAAAATGTGCAAAAATATATTACTGCCATTTTAAATGAACAATTCGACGCCGTTCCGCCAGACTGTTTGGCGCATAATACTACTTTTTTACTCGTCGATAAACTTATTCAAGAGCTCAAACGAAAAAAAGGAGTTCTGTTAGGCGTTATTAATGGGTTACCTGTACCATATCTTCTGGTTGATACAGAAGAAAGAGCGCTTTTTACTAACCAAGAATGTATGGATATGCTGGAGATTGATGAATCTCCAGAATCACAGTTAGGCAATACCCTTGGTGAAATTTTTTATAATGACAGAACGCGTGAAACCGCGGTTGGGCAATCAATAGCAACTGGAAAAATATTCAAAAATTTAGAAGTTACTATTAAGGGTCACAAAGGCGGAGAATGTCACGTTCTTGCGAATGTTTTTCCGTTGTATGATCTTGACGGAGTTTGTGTTGGCGGGCTTTGCCTGTATCTGAACATGACAAAATTAAAACAGCAGGAAGAAAATCTGCTTAGGCAGCATGAGCTTATTGCCGCAGCCGCTGAAAAAGTGTCTGTTATCACAGAACGGTTGACCACATCATGCGCAGAAATTTCTACACAGGTTGAAGAATCTCATCAGTTGTCCATTACACAGCAAAATGGAACAACAGATGTTGCAACAGCAATGGAACAAATGAATGCTTCAGTAATAGATGTTGCTCATAGTGCTACTGAAGCTTCTGAATTAGCTGAATCAACACGCGGAAGCGCGGTTCAAGGCGTAGAGGTTGTGCAGCAAGCTCAGGATGTTATCGCAAAAGTGCATGAGCACTCTACAGAGTTGCAGAGCGACATGCACGAGCTTGGCAAGCACGCTGAATCAATCGGTGAGATCATTGACGTAATTAATGATATCGCCGATCAGACAAACCTGCTGGCTCTGAATGCTGCTATTGAAGCAGCCCGTGCCGGAGATGCTGGTAGAGGGTTTGCGGTTGTTGCTGATGAAGTACGAAAGCTTGCGGAAAAAACAATGCAGGCGACCACAGAAGTTGGCAGAACTATTGATGCTATTCAAATGAGCGCTGAAAAGTCTATTACCTCTACAGTTTCTGTTTCTGATGCAATTGATGAAAATACTCGTCTTTCAGCAGATTCTGCGAAGGTGCTCGACACTATTGTGTCTATGGCAAATACCACCGCAGATAGAGTGCGCGAAATTGCTTCTGCTACAGTAGAGCAATCTTCAGCCAGTGATCAAATTTCATCGGCTGCAATGCAGATCAACGGTCTAGCAAACAAGAACACGGCAGCTATGCATGAATCTGCAAACGCTGTGAATGAAGTTTCGCTGCTTGCAGCAGAGCTGATGACTCTTGTGAACGAATTGCGCAATATCAAGTAA
- the xerD gene encoding site-specific tyrosine recombinase XerD, translating into MNTQPHEALPVSHPYIDSYLQFLLVTRGLSENTLTSYETDLRSFLLFLEEKEYRIEDVTDQSIFLYIMHLRRGGLNSRSLARHLSALRGFFRYCFDESYLNANPVQYLENPKLPKTLPDVLSVEEVKVILEQPDTTKKLGFRDRAILELLYASGLRVTECVTLKPIDLDLQSGLLRVHGKGSKDRIVPMHNAAMQVLQLYMRDWRPHFAPIENFVFLNRSGKGLTRQAIWKLVQRYVLKAEVHKSVSPHTFRHSFATHLLDGGADLRTVQLLLGHTDISATEIYTHVQADRLRKIHKQFHPRSRM; encoded by the coding sequence ATGAATACGCAACCTCATGAAGCTCTTCCTGTCAGTCATCCTTATATTGACAGTTACTTGCAGTTCCTTCTTGTTACCCGTGGGTTATCTGAAAATACTCTTACATCATACGAAACTGATCTACGTAGCTTTCTACTCTTTTTGGAAGAAAAAGAATATCGAATTGAAGATGTTACAGATCAGTCTATTTTCCTCTATATAATGCATCTTCGTAGAGGCGGGTTGAATAGCCGTAGCCTTGCCCGACACTTATCCGCGCTACGCGGCTTTTTCCGGTACTGTTTTGATGAGAGCTACCTTAATGCCAACCCAGTGCAATATCTGGAAAATCCTAAGCTTCCTAAAACGCTGCCAGATGTCCTTTCTGTTGAAGAAGTTAAAGTGATACTTGAACAACCGGATACGACAAAAAAGCTCGGGTTCCGTGACCGTGCAATACTCGAACTGCTCTATGCTTCCGGTCTCCGTGTGACTGAATGCGTCACATTAAAACCGATTGACCTTGACTTACAAAGTGGCTTGCTACGCGTACACGGTAAGGGTTCAAAAGATCGCATTGTACCAATGCACAATGCCGCTATGCAGGTTTTACAACTTTATATGCGTGACTGGCGACCACACTTTGCGCCAATTGAAAATTTTGTTTTTCTCAACCGCTCCGGTAAAGGTTTGACACGGCAAGCAATATGGAAATTAGTTCAACGCTATGTGCTCAAGGCAGAAGTGCATAAAAGTGTCTCCCCGCATACATTCAGGCACTCATTTGCAACGCATCTTCTTGATGGCGGTGCAGACTTGCGTACAGTACAATTGCTGCTCGGACATACGGACATTTCTGCCACCGAAATATACACCCATGTTCAAGCTGACAGACTCCGTAAAATCCACAAGCAATTCCACCCCCGTTCAAGGATGTAA
- a CDS encoding sulfite exporter TauE/SafE family protein, whose translation MLFPIAGIEVHPLIPPAVAFVISFFTSMSGLSGAFLLLPFQMSVLGYTSPSVSATNQLFNIIAIPSGVLRYMREGRMVWPLTWAVIAGTLPGVAIGAIIRVAYLPDTKDFKLFVGCVLLYIGYRLFSSVKFKKTQVQPQQIVGETKIVEFSIKRISYTFGTKTFSASTIGIFLLTFMVGIVGGIYGIGGGAIIAPFFITFFGLPVYTIAGACLMGTFVTSIAGVGIYQVLAFLYPSQTIAPDYFLGILFGIGGVGGMYFGAMCQKYVPANTLKIILMLFILITSGKYIFEYFF comes from the coding sequence ATGTTGTTTCCAATTGCCGGAATTGAAGTACATCCGTTGATTCCACCAGCAGTAGCTTTTGTTATATCCTTCTTTACTTCGATGAGCGGGCTCTCTGGCGCATTCTTACTTCTTCCTTTTCAAATGTCTGTGCTCGGATACACAAGTCCATCAGTAAGCGCGACAAATCAATTATTTAATATTATTGCTATCCCGAGTGGTGTCTTGCGTTACATGCGCGAAGGTAGAATGGTGTGGCCGCTCACATGGGCTGTTATTGCGGGAACTCTTCCTGGAGTTGCTATTGGAGCCATTATTCGCGTTGCCTACTTGCCAGACACTAAAGACTTTAAGCTGTTTGTCGGGTGCGTATTGCTTTACATAGGATACAGGCTTTTCAGTTCAGTGAAATTCAAGAAAACACAGGTTCAGCCGCAACAAATTGTCGGCGAAACAAAAATAGTAGAATTTTCCATAAAACGAATCTCATATACTTTTGGTACGAAAACGTTCTCTGCCTCTACTATCGGTATTTTTTTACTTACCTTTATGGTAGGTATTGTAGGAGGAATTTATGGTATAGGCGGCGGCGCTATTATTGCACCGTTTTTTATAACGTTTTTTGGGCTTCCTGTTTACACAATTGCCGGTGCATGCCTCATGGGCACTTTTGTAACATCCATTGCAGGAGTCGGAATCTATCAGGTGCTTGCTTTCCTATACCCATCACAAACTATTGCGCCTGACTATTTTTTAGGCATTTTGTTTGGGATTGGAGGAGTAGGCGGAATGTACTTTGGTGCAATGTGTCAAAAGTACGTGCCTGCTAATACGTTGAAAATAATCCTTATGCTTTTTATTCTAATAACATCTGGTAAATATATTTTTGAATATTTTTTTTAA
- a CDS encoding LL-diaminopimelate aminotransferase, whose translation MAEFKLADRLAAVPPYLFAQIDKVKAEVAARGVDIISLGIGDPDTPTPQFVLDAMRTALDDAANHQYPSYVGMKEYRTAVSDWYKTRFDVDLDPDNEVVSLIGSKEGIAHFPLAFVNPGDLVLVCTPNYPVYGIATEFAGGTVQYVPLLEDNSFLPDLDAIDEATWEKAKAIFINYPNNPTAATADEAFYKKLIGLAKAYNVIIVADAAYTEIYYDDNNKPLSILEVEGGKDVAIEFNSLSKPYNMTGWRVGMACGNEQLIHGLGKIKENVDSGIFQAVQLAGIAALRDGEPFVAGLRDMYRERRDLVVNALHKAGIKCNVPDATFYVWSHVPDGFTSSEFVTKVLEETGVVLTPGNGFGAPGEGYFRISLTVNNERLEEAVSRIQKL comes from the coding sequence ATGGCAGAGTTCAAGCTTGCTGACCGTTTGGCCGCAGTGCCACCATATCTGTTTGCACAGATAGACAAAGTTAAGGCTGAAGTAGCCGCTCGTGGTGTTGATATTATTAGTCTTGGAATTGGCGATCCAGACACTCCGACACCTCAATTTGTTCTTGATGCCATGCGCACAGCGCTGGATGACGCGGCAAACCATCAATACCCTTCATATGTTGGCATGAAAGAGTACCGTACCGCGGTTTCTGATTGGTACAAAACTCGTTTTGATGTTGACCTTGATCCAGATAATGAAGTGGTAAGCCTTATTGGCTCTAAAGAGGGTATTGCGCACTTCCCGCTGGCGTTTGTGAACCCAGGAGATCTTGTTCTTGTTTGTACCCCGAACTATCCGGTGTACGGCATTGCAACAGAATTTGCCGGTGGTACAGTGCAATACGTACCGCTGTTAGAAGATAATTCTTTCCTTCCTGATCTTGATGCTATTGATGAAGCTACTTGGGAAAAAGCTAAAGCTATCTTTATCAACTACCCGAACAACCCGACTGCTGCCACAGCAGACGAAGCTTTCTACAAGAAGCTTATCGGGTTAGCTAAAGCATACAATGTTATTATTGTTGCGGATGCAGCTTACACAGAAATTTACTATGACGATAACAACAAACCTCTTTCTATTCTTGAAGTAGAAGGGGGTAAAGATGTTGCTATTGAGTTCAACTCACTCTCAAAGCCTTATAACATGACTGGCTGGCGTGTGGGTATGGCTTGTGGTAACGAGCAGCTCATTCATGGGCTTGGTAAAATTAAAGAAAACGTAGACTCTGGTATTTTCCAAGCTGTACAGCTTGCAGGTATTGCGGCGCTTCGAGATGGCGAGCCTTTTGTAGCTGGTCTGCGTGATATGTACAGAGAGCGTCGTGACCTTGTTGTGAACGCGCTGCACAAAGCTGGCATTAAATGCAATGTGCCAGATGCAACTTTTTATGTTTGGTCACATGTTCCAGACGGATTCACTTCTTCTGAATTTGTTACCAAAGTTCTGGAAGAGACTGGTGTAGTACTTACCCCTGGTAACGGTTTCGGTGCTCCGGGCGAAGGGTACTTCCGTATATCTCTTACAGTAAATAATGAGCGTCTCGAGGAGGCGGTATCTCGTATTCAGAAACTGTAG